CTTTGGACATTCGGTCTAGCCGGTAATGCAGGCGCTGTAGTAGACGGCACTGCTGGCATCAGACAGAGCGGATATCAAGGGGCTACTTTCCTCACAGGATATGTGTCTGCTGGACACCTTAGACACGGTGGCGCCATAGCCCTGTGCTGCAGCTGGGCTCTCCAGGCGAGTCCTGCCTGTGTCCAGGTACTGATCGAACTCGTTCCGGTCCACCTCAGTCCAGAACTCAGAGGGGGGTCCTAGCTGCTCCACAGAGTCCAGGCCAGGGGCTGGGGACGTGGTGGCTGTGGCAGGGGACTCGGGAGGGGGCGAGAGCTGGCCCAGGTGGGAGGTGAAGCCACCCTGAGGGCCACTAGCGTAGAGGTGACCATAGTATGAGCCTCCTTTCGTGGCCTCGGGCAGGCCCGGCTGGCTCTGGGGGTAGTGAGCGTTCGTAGCTCCCGGGAGGTGGCACTTCTGGGGCCGGGGCTCGTGGGGCGCCTTCTGGCCGTGGAGCGGGTGAAGGTGCCCGTGCCCGTGACTGTGGGGGTGGTGAGGGTGGAGGTGAGGAttggggtggtgttggtgatGATGGGGGTGGTAATTAATCCAAGGCGCCAGGCTCAGGTCCTCCTGCATGTGTGGGGGAAAGAAGACAGAGTCTCCCCCTTCATCCAGCACGTCCAGTGGCGACATCTCGGGTGTGGGGAGGCCGTAGTTCTCGAAGTCCGGGCCCGCGCCAGGGTGCAGGTCGCTGAAGTGCCCCAGGGAGGGCAGCAGGTGGTGGGGGTGCCTGGGCTGGCCGTAGCTGTCCCCGGCCGCCGCGCCCCCACAGGCCTGGGAGAGGCCCTGGAGCAGCAGGCTGGGCTCCATGCGTTTGATTTTCTTGGCCTGCTTCTTCCTCCGCGGGCGGTATTTGTAGTTGGGGTGATCCTGGAGGTGCTGCAGTCGGAGCCTCTCTGCTTCCTCCACGAAGGGCCT
Above is a genomic segment from Conger conger chromosome 10, fConCon1.1, whole genome shotgun sequence containing:
- the sox18 gene encoding transcription factor Sox-18, which translates into the protein MNISESSYCREESSHPVGEGSWVPVPSPGSDRGLGFDQTLAGDLGPTAPGRVGRGAGGGAQGRTGSPDSGRVGAPVLGSPVGKTGAESRIRRPMNAFMVWAKDERKRLALQNPDLHNAVLSKMLGQSWKSLSTPDKRPFVEEAERLRLQHLQDHPNYKYRPRRKKQAKKIKRMEPSLLLQGLSQACGGAAAGDSYGQPRHPHHLLPSLGHFSDLHPGAGPDFENYGLPTPEMSPLDVLDEGGDSVFFPPHMQEDLSLAPWINYHPHHHQHHPNPHLHPHHPHSHGHGHLHPLHGQKAPHEPRPQKCHLPGATNAHYPQSQPGLPEATKGGSYYGHLYASGPQGGFTSHLGQLSPPPESPATATTSPAPGLDSVEQLGPPSEFWTEVDRNEFDQYLDTGRTRLESPAAAQGYGATVSKVSSRHISCEESSPLISALSDASSAVYYSACITG